Within the Oryctolagus cuniculus chromosome 19, mOryCun1.1, whole genome shotgun sequence genome, the region gggcccaagcacttgggccatcctccattgccctcctgggccacagcagagagctggactggaagaggtgcaaccagaacagaatccggcaccccaaacatgactagaacctggggtgctggtgctgcaggcaggcagattatccaagtgagctgcggtgccagccaataaattcaatttttaaaatcaatccaatttttaaaaagaataaacagtACTAAATAAACACATAGAATGTTAAGTGTGCCTGTCTATGCACAGTTAGGATGCAGGatgaggaattatttttttactatccatttatatttttcaagatttctaaAAGGAACATACATAATTTGTAAGCTAAAATTTATCATTGAAATGCTTTCAactgtggcaggcactgtggtgcagcaggttaggctgcagcttaggacacccacatcccacactggagagtctggttcaagtcttggttgctccatgCTACAGATCTAGATTCCTGCTCACgagcaccatgggaggcagcaggtgatggctcaagtgtttgtgtccctgccaccgacatgggacacctgcaaggaactctgggctcctaactttggcctggcccagccctggcttttgcaggcatttgtggagtaaaccactggatggaagatttctctctcttttttctgtcactcagcctcttacataaataaacaaaattttttaaatgcttcaacttgaattttcaaaaagctttaACAAAGAAAACTCGGGGCCTGCTACAACCCTCCCTCCGGGTACAGAACCCAGCACCATAAAAGGTCAGAGGTGGACAGAAGCTGCAAGGTGCCTTGGTTTGAATGCCGGGCATTCCTAGACCTGAGATGACCGTGGCAGCAGTGACAGGCATCCAGGACAGTGCAAACTCGGGACACACACAGTCACTGCCATCCCTTCTCCACAGATTAGGAAGCCAAGGCTCAGAGACTCACCCCACGTCGGGGGTCTGCCAGTCCTCCCCCACGTGCCCAGATTTCACTGCACTCCCCCCAGCACGCAGACACTGCCTAAGCAGCCATCATCCTGTGAGGAAAACCCTCCCTGACACGACTCAGCGAGATACCATCGCTTGAAGAGAAACATCAGTCCTCTAACTCctggctctcactctgcctgggtTATTAAACCTTCAGAAAAGACAATGTGAAGTCGTTCAGCTACACACAGACTGCCGGACTTACAGGGAAGGAAAGACAGCAGGATCCCTGTCCCCAGGAGTGCACAACACAGGGAGAGATCAGCTAGCTAAGGGACACTAGGAGCCTAACTAAATGATCTCATTGAGATCTCAGCCAGGTAAtcaaaaggagaggaggaggaatccCCTGACTTCTTaacagcaggggagctggggaaaGGAGCAGCCCAGAGCTTCTGCTCAGGCAGGAACAGCACCAACTACATGACCTGCTCCAAGAACCAAAAATGCCCAGTAAACCAAATACGTATTATGTAGATGGGGAAAGTATGAAACCAGGCTAAAAAGATGGCTTGAAGCAAACCGTGAGTTTCCTTGAGATAAAGCCAAGACTTCACAGGGTACACAAGGCCAGCCCACAGGTTCCCGAGCTAAGCAGAAGGCGCAAACTCTCCCTACCCTGTGACAAGTAGGCTGGAAAGAGCCAAGCCAGGGGACAGGAAATGACATTGAGAGGGTGCTGCAGCTTGCAGAGCAGGAGGGACCTGAGATCTGCATCAGGGCCATGACAGTGCGAAGGGGAAGAACTGGCCCAGGTGAGATCAGCTCATATGGACATAGGACATGCCAGGCAGTTGGGGCCCAGGTGAGATCAACTCACCTGTGGACAAAGGACACGCCAGGCAGGAGGGGCCAAGGTGAGATCAACTCacatggacacaggacacagcaggCACATAGAGTTTGCAGAGACTTCCAAGACTAAGAAGATGGTAGCACCTTTGactcaaaacaggaaattcaggAGGAAATGACAGAGAATTGAACAGAGGAGATAGTGAATTAGGCTCCCATTAAAAGCCAAGggactggccggcgccatggctcactaggctaatcctcggcctacatcgccggcactctgggttctattcccagtctgggcgccggattttCACAAAAAGTGAAAAGTTACATCAATttaatataagagaaaaatgcaacaaaaaatatttaattttgtcagtgtttatttgaaatacactTAATTCATCACGTGTTAAATTGATGACAAATGAATTAGGAAGTTATTTTTGACAGGATAGAGATTTActaacttaaaaacattttacattaCTATACCTTCAGTAATGATCCCGTACAGTGCATTTGCATGTATTTTAGAAGGTAACTAACTGCGACttgcaccgcagctcacttggctaatcctagcctgtggcaccagcatcctgggttctagacccggttgcagctattccagtccagctctctgctgtggcccagaaatgCAGtcaaaggtggcccaagtctttgggcactacacctgcatggaagaccaggagaagcacctggctcctggcttcagatcagcagagtgaaccaacggaaaaggaagacttttctctctatctctctttcgctcactgtccactctgcctgtccaaaaaaaaaaaaaaaaaaaaaaaagccagggacaTCAAACGCTATCTTTcagtattcaattttttttttgtgaaagacaCGATTTGGTCTATTTCCAACATGATACATACTTTAAAGGCAGGGCTAGACTGTGGAGGGCAGTGACTGGGAAGCAGACCTGTGTTCTgtggagaactctgtagatcccaggtgtttcaagtccttgtgtgCATGGGTACGTGCGTGTCTGAATAAGTACATTCCAAAGATTTCCTCATGCGCAAGTCAGAGATAATGCCACGcggaatgtttgtaaggaagaagagaatgactggGTACCAAAATCCTTTCTAAGACCCAGTTAAACTCTTTCAAATTCTAGGTTAATAGGGTAGGTAATGCATATAATACCAATTCTAAAAACACTCTAGTAGTTGGCATTGATgtggtattttatttatagctatgtcttccttttttaattgctttacttttcttgaagatcttatttatttctttgacattgagagtaacacacagaggagatgagagggagggagggaggcagagaaagagagagcgagagtgagtgagtgagagagagagagagtgagagagaaagtctttcatctgctggtccattagCCAATTAGTTGCAATGGGCGTAGCTgagagtatctgaagccaggcgccaggagcctcGCCGGgatctcctcatgggtgcagaggcacaaggacttggggcatcttctgctgacttcccagaccacagcagagagctgcatcagaagtgagtggagcagccgtactcgaaccggcgcccttatggggtGGCAGTGCTTTACCTGCTCCCTCACAGTGCCGACCCTCCCGGAAGCCATTTGCCGTGGGATCCAGTTgtctgctaacaggcctgggaaagcagagggagacggcccaaggacttaggcccctgaacccagaatggagcgCCGGCTAAATtctctggcttctgcttcagcccctggcttctgtcccagtcctggcctttgtagccacctcAGGAGTGCACCCCCAGATGGACgatcactcagagagagagagagagagctggcgATGCCCCTGCACAGCTtctctccccaaacggctgcaatgaaTGGcaagcgctgggccaggcaggaggcaggaggcaggaggcaggaggcaggaggcaggaggcaggaggcagaaggtCCATTGAGGACTCCCACGAGACATGGAGGTGGGGTCcagagaacctgggccatcagcaTCTGTATCCCTGGTAGCAGCCTGGAGAGGCGGGAGTGGAAGTGGCCCTGGGGCTTCGGATGCTGGATGCAGCAGTGTGCAGATGCGTCCTGGGGTGCCATGGTGACAGCCCATGtggagtgcgcctgcgcctggtgctatgacccggaagtgcacccaCACGCTTGGCGCTGACTGCCCCGCGGTGCTCCGCTGGGAGTCAGCGCCGCATCTGCTCATGCCCGAAGCCTGCGCAAGCCACATGGAGAGGAGCCGTCCTCGACGCGGCTGGCtgagcctgagggagacccagcgacCCCAGGGTCAGGCCAGCATCAGAGAGGCTGTAAGTGCGAGGCTGCtgcactgtttcccaggtgcattgctcTTCTTTGGCCCCTTCCGGAAGCAACGGCTCTCACGGACCTCTGTGCCCCCAGCAGACTGGGCCACCTTGGAGGTGAGTGATGCGCAGCTGTTGCGGTTTCCTGCTGGGCGTCCTGGCTGCTGGCGTGCCTGTTACTCGTGGGTCCCGAAGGCGCGTGTGGGGTCACAGTCGCGCTGTGCAGAtggtctggaagggtccccagggtgcgaaCAGCTGTGTGAGAGGAGAGGTGGCTCGGTCTCCTTCCAGAACGGCCTTGTGTTCTTGTCTGTCTGCTTTTCGAGGGCCCAGCCTCCCTGCTCTAGACCTGTGAGTGTTGTCGGGAGGAATGAGAGCGAAAGTGcatgtctgtgtcctggtctaggaggacagtttcgggttcctggcattgggtgtgatgttagcgctctgtgggtttttcatgaaagagccttgTCAGGCCGAGGTGTACCTTTTGTTCCTAATTTGATGATTTGGTTTTTAGTATCGCACAAGTCACGGGAGTTTTTGTggaataggttttctgtgtctattggcatactttgtgggctttccccatgtgTATTCTGTTCTGGGATTGATTGATTTTGTATGATAGGCATCCTTGCATTCCCGGAGTAACTCTCAGTTAtgcacagtgtgctaagctttggttgtgcttctggatggCGTCTGGTCATATTTTGTTGAGGCATGTGACACATTCACGACGGATATGTGTGTGCCATTTTCTTGATGATGTGTGCTTGTTTGGGATGTTGGGATAAtgctggtctgatggaatgaaatggaaggcttttcctcttcatctcctatTTGGAAGGGTTTGTgaatcacggattttaattatcttttccttgGGAGTTCTCACCATTGGAGCCAtctatctggtcctggactttgttcatgtctgtttggtttgtttgtttcagtttcCCTGCTACTACAGTGTCTTTGGAAATTATAAGTGTATTCAGGGTTTCTTGTTTTATTGTATTCAGTTTTAGTGGCTTGGGTCTTTCTGAGAATCAATCCATTCTATCTAGGTTGACCAAATCCCCGTACCTTGGTTTTTCCCTAGTGGTTTTGGATTATTATTTTGGCAAGGTTGGTAGCaatgtcctctctgtcatttctgttgtcaagtcacttgagtctgttctcctttCCCCTGTTTCCTGTGGATAAACGTTTTGTCAGGTTGACTGAGTTTTCAAGCACTCTAGTTTGGTCTCACTGAATgtctgttgtgatattttctatgctgttgggttgatttccatttgaaactttttcctccttccagtttcttaaggtgtactttgctgttctagtgttttaaggtaggtaaaattgggtttatggatccgatgtctgtattctgtaatatatacctgTAGAGCAATACAATTTCTCACGTGAGATTAgtcctgtcaacatggaaaactaTATGGATGTGCCCACTACTGGGAACATATTGAAGGAAAGAAGtcattgtgtagacagagaggttttcacaGGCCTGTGCTTATTGCAGTAGGATGCACAATAGGCAGGCTATGCAGTCTGTATATTCGTGGATGGTGTCCATTCCCATAATggctttattcagtcttcaggtgATGGGTGTGTTGACTGATTGCATATGtttgctcttgtgaattgagctgtagtaaatatgGGGGCATAGATAacttttttgtatgctgatttcatttcccttgggtatataCCTTAGGTGGAttggctggctcatatggtacgtctgtattcaaatttctgacttatctccatactgtcttccacagtggccatACCAGTTTATAATCTGACctgcagtggattagggtgcctcttcccccacatcctcaaggCTGTTGTAGtatcaatttgcatttccctgatggctagtgatcctgagcatttctgcatGCGTTTGTTGGCCGTTGAGATTTCCTTCCTTGAAATATTTAcctgttgaagtcccttgcccatttcttggtgttttgttttgctgttgttgagtttcttgaaagtgTCTGGTAGtttattctttatcagttgcgtgCTTTGCAACTAttagtttgcctcttcactttgctgagtgtctctttggcagtgcataagcttctcatttttttttttttggtgtcctcttctatttcattctttaatcttttgtgattcccagatattgaacatccttggttaagttgattccaagctcttttattttctttgtagctatgtgaacgggattggtctttgaagtcctttctcagccatgacattgtctgtgtatacaaataggcTCCTGATGTTCTTTGCTGCCACTTTACCACACTCTACTCTGAGTTTCAATActgtcttagtggagtcttttgtccCCACGTGTACACATTCCTTCCAGGGAGATGAGCTGTTACACTCCACTGCATTTCAGGACCAGGATTATCTAGTGATTTAACCCTTTACTTATAATTCACCAGCAACAAGTCATCCTTTGTAGACTTGGGAAGATGTCAATACTCACTCTTGCTTAAATAGTCCCAGATTCAGAAAAGTCTACTGTTTGTTTAAGCTTTCCAACAAATGAGCACATGTGCGAGGGTGTGCACACAGgcagacacatgcacatatgtagccacacccacacacaatccTGGATGTCTTTTCTCTTCAACAAGAAGTGCTGACTCCATGCCAGCATGATTGAAGATTCATGCAGGTTTTGACTGGGCCGAGCTTCTTGGACTGCGTCTTTTCCCACGGATGCTGGAGCTCAGCCCGGGCACAGGGAGAAGCCGGCAaccacaggcagagctgagcggtCCCTGCCTCATCATCCAGTGCTACTCGGTGTTACGATGCTGACACCACTTTTTTCAGGGGGAGAATGAGTGACGTGTGCCCCACAGTtgacttctgtttctcctttttcctctggCCGCACGTCCCTCTGTGGGATTTTGAGAGGCTGCATTCTTCATTCTGTCTGAtagcacagaaatacagagaagaaacaaacaggaagGGCCGCCTGCGAGGCAGGGCCTGGTCTTGAATCTGGTGCCTGAGCTGTGTAGCTTTCTGTGATACTGCAGCCACAGAGACGGCTCACTGGCCCTGCCCACTGCTGCATGCTGTGTCTTAGCCATAAAGGCTTTGGTTGTTTGGCATTAGATGGTCCCTGAGTGTGGCACTGTCTGTGACTTGCACACATCACTTAAGGCACAGAGTTTCCTACAACATAAGCAGAGTGTTCGGTGTCTGAGTGTCCTCATGCTGGCCTCCAGGTGTGAGCCCTGGAGCATCACTGACATTCTGGCCTTGTGCCAGCAGTTTTCACACCTCTTCTCATGCTCTGCTCCTGCCGCACGTGTATGGGGGACGGCCCGGCCCCTTACACTCCTCAGATTCCTCAGGGTTTGCTTTCCCTCTCCTGGATGTTGCTGTTGCTGGGTTGTCTGCTAGTGACCAGCTGCCTGACTTGGCTTGAGCGATTTGACTGCTGGGGGCTTAATGTGCCTCCTGGATACTCACCGGGATCTAGTCTTCCCCTCATGCAGAATGACACCAGCACAGACACCAGCTGCCTGGCTCTTGGTGTTTTGGTGACAGCACTTAGCACTGAGCCCATGTTTgccccctgctcctgcacttccttTGGGGTTGTGGTTGGCAGGTGCCTCCTGCAGGTCAGCAACAGTCAGGGTTTATGTTCCTCGCACCTCCCTTCTCCGCCATACACCACCGCCTCTCAGTCCCCCTGCCCCTAGGGCTCTTTGGCCTCAGTCCCAGAGTTCATCTCTCCAGTGAAGCACTTTTGAGGAAGGAAAAGCCCTCTGGACAGGCGAGTAGAGTGCTGTAGCTGGTTGTAACATGTAGCCCTCCGCCCCACTAGTTATGGATTTCTGATAGGCTAGATGGGTAGCTGCCAAGTCTGGGACCCAGCAGTTCAAGCCACTGGGCAATGAGTCTTCCTTTAGTTCTGGGCCCCCAGATGTGGGCAGTGAATTCAGCAGGCAGTTACTGTCCCCATTCTCTATGATGCAGTGGTGGTGATATTTACACATTACTCAGATTCACGGGAGCCTCATCTCCATCTGGTCTATGTTGGCGGCCTCCGCTGTGCAGTCAGAGACCTCTCCCCTGACTCCTCTCGAGGGCAGGGGTcacatcttcctggtctctttgTCCTCAGAACCTTGCCTCATGCCTGCCATGAGGCTCCTCAGTGGCTGTGCAATGAATGCTCCTTGCACGAGTGAAATGGGCAGTGTGGAATGTGAGAAGCAAACCTCACTGGGGCCCGGGCTTTCTCATCCATCATCCCAGCAGTTTCTGGGTGCCGCGTTGCTATGCTAAGTCTTCGCATTGCTTCATGTTACCATCATGCTGACTCTGTTACCACCTCCTCTGAGGACAGGTCATCTTGGCTGACAGAGGACTTGGAGCCCTACCTGTCCCGAGAGCTGCAGAAGGGCAAAGCTGGGCTTCACACTCAGGTGGGCAGATGCCAGAGCTCCCATACTTGAGTGTTCCATGTTGTTTTCTGCATGCCCTCCATGAAGTTCCCTTGTACAAAGCCTCCTCTTTGGAGTTCACTCCGGCTCTGGTCAGGGCCTCAGATAGGTGGGAGGAGGCCATTGCCATGCAAGCGCTGAGTCCTGGTTCCACGACTTACCAGCTGCTTGGCTTTGGGCAAATTGCTGTAAATCTCTGTGCTGTAATTGATTCTTTTATGACTTGGGATGGAGCATCTCTGTTGGGAAGCTGCTAACTAGGCAGTTGCTCCAATTCCTGCCCTGCTTGCCTGGGGCTGTTCCTGCTGGATGGTCCCTCCGGATGGTCCCTGCCTTGCCAAGTGAGCACAGTAGTGGCATGGAGAGGCAGAGCTCACCTAATTAGTGTGGGCGGGCTAGTTTTTCCTTAGCCTGGCCAAATTCTTAGTAGGCATCTGATTGCCTGCCAATGCACGTGGCTGCCACAGAGTTAATCTGCTGCCCCAGGGAAGTTTATTCAGCTGGCTGAGACGAGCCTGGTACTTGGGGACACACAGTCCCTGTGATTTGCTGCCCCTGTCATCAGGAAACATTACTGCCCTGCCACAGCGTGGGGCACCATGAAGGCATCTGCATTGGCTCAGAACCCACCTCTCTGTCAGGTGGGCCACAGGCCTTGGTGTGGTTGGTCTTGCATGTGGATGTTCAGCCAGGACCCACAGGCTTCTCACTGCATGAAACCAGGTTAGGGGGGCAGGGGCCTAGACTTAGAGAGCTATTAGCGCAGATttatacaagtgtgtgtgtgtgtgtgtgtgtgtgtgtgtgtgcaggctcaAGGGGACTTCCCAAAGCTCATGGAAGAACAGaactaaaagtaatttatttggtgccaaacgtttttgaaatccacgcatgcTTTATTCATAATGTACTTTTCTCATGAATGATTTGAAGGTCCCTCATATGCaagcattttaatcttttttggcatcaaaataaacttaccctttaattctattttctgtgaacttcttgaagtatccttgtgtgtatttctttataaaagcatGATAAAAGCTCAttgcagaaaattcaaaaaatacaaaaccatttGAAATAACCCATGATCCCATGACTCCAAGCAAACTAATATTAGTATatagatatgttttcattttttctacttgagtacttttatgcatttgaaattaCATTGTACATTCAGTGTGgcatcctggtttttttttttccgtgtAACTTGTTTCCATCTGTTCTAATTATAAACCGAATTATAAACCGAACACTGTGACTTGGTCCACACTGTTGTCACTTTTGTCTTCTTCCCCGTGCCAGGTCCTGTTCATGGCTGGAGGGGCAGAAATATGGTGGCAGCTAGTGCTAGAGTGTGCCTGCTGACTGCTGGGCCGGGGTCCCACACTCTGCAGGGCTAGCTCATCCTCACACGGCCCTGGGGAGGGACTACTCACTTAGGACAAGGAGAGAGGGGTTTTTGAGACATGGGAGGAGTCATTAACACTGCCCAAGTGCTATTCTAGTCCATACTGTGTTCTAAGCATTTGGCTTCTATTACCTTGTTGACCTGGCATGACAGCCCATCTTACAGATGGCTAAACTGACAGACACGGATGTTTGGTGGCTCACTTaggacacacagccagggctggcaggtgaggagagatgccctgtcctgaagctgGTGCTCCTAACCCTCATGgtgcctgcctctccaggcaggtgctgggtctcagtgttgggggctggtgccatccattgattgattgattggtagGAGAATGAGTCCCTTGGATATAGTATCCTACTTGTCAGGGCATGGAagggttgtgtgtatgtgtgtgggggacAAGGCCCACAGGAACGCAGCCCATGAGTGGGGCTGTGGAGGACAAGTGGGACCCCTCTGTGGCGACAGTGGGCCTGGCCCTctccacagaggcacaggctgtGCTGGTGGAGGAGAGCTGGCAGCATGTGGGCCAGAGTGCCCTCCTGAGGCCCCTCAGTGTGTGCGCTCCTCCTGCTGCAGGAGCGCTCGCTCAGAGCCTGCCCGTGCTTCCTGCCCATCCCCGGCTGTGTGAACCGGGCAGCTGACATAGTGGCTGCCATTTACACAGACTGTGCTCTAGAAACAGCTTGGAGAGGATGTTGGGAGGTGAGGTTTTGcaaggccttggtgtcttgtctgACATGGGCTGTGCTTAGGAAGGGGGTGGCTGCTGGTGTGGCTCATGCATAGGCCACGGGGGCAGTCAGCTTGCATTTCCTGTGTTCTTGGGGCCTTGGAACTGGCCCTAGTAAGCAGGGTCCACTTGGCTCTCTGTCACCTGGCATCTCTTATCCATTCCATTCCTGAATGGATTGACCAGgctaaaaagcaaaaaagtggAGTTCATTAAAATCCATATAATATCTTTATAGACTTCCTGGGTTGCTGGAGGGTCTCGGTCCCATCCGTGGTGCGGGAGGAATGGCATAACTTCCGCCTGGAGCTGCTACAGCACCCAGAGCAGGTGTCCCAGGGTAGTTTGGACCTCAGGGCTGCGGTGCAGACTGGAGAGTAGGAACACACACAGGCTTCAATGATCTTTGTGGGCTAGGGCAGTGCCTTGCCCACTAAGGATGGCTGCTGTGAATGTCTGAAGTCCCCACGTGCTGCGGCTACACAGGAGACAGACCACAAAACCAGTGTGTGAAGGCGGTTTTGAGCGTGACATCTATTAAGCTGTGCCACATACCAAGATCGTGCTGGACACAGCACAGGACCAGAATCCTCCTCCTACTAACCATCGCTggcttctcttcctcccctcaaGTCTCTCTGGGAGGGTTTCCTCATGCTGCATACCTGGACCCTAGGCTCTGCAGTGCACTGCCCAGGAGCCATGACTGACCCACCCTGCATGTGCTCGGTGTGTCTGTGTCATTCTGCTGGCTGGCCGAACACTGGACCTCACTGCTCAGGGCTGTGCGGCATCTGTGCTTGCCCCTGTgagcaggagggcagtggggctgggagcttCTCAGTGGAGCAGAGTTGGAAGCTGACCTTGTGGCACAGACATTGGAGGTTGTCAGTTTTCccaggtgtgctggctgcagagaATACTGGGCCTTGGTTGGATGTCTCACATCTCACTCCCAGTTACTAATGAAGGAGGGATGgccacttcccaggccacactggGTGTCCCCTGTGTCTCTTCCTGTCCTTCCATAGGGTGCCTTGCTGTGAGTGATGATGACCCCACTCCATTCTCTGCCGCGGTCACCGTGTGCAACCtctgcaccagcccctgatgcAATGATGATGCCCCCTGCCCTGTTTTCTGCAGAGGTCACCATgcacagcttctttttttttattttttgacaggcagagtggacagtgagagagagagacagagagaaaggtcttcctttgccattggttcaccctccaatggccgccgtggccagcatactgcgctgatccgatggcaggagccaggtgcttctggtctcccatggggtgcagggcccaagcacttgggccatcctccactgcactccctggccacagcagacagctggcctggaagaggggcaaccgggacagaatccggcgccccgaccgggactagaacccagtgtgccggcactgcaatgcggaggattagcctagtgagccacggtgctggccaccgTGCACAGCTTCTGCACCAGCCCCCAATGCAGTGGCCGTCGCCCCCATGCTGTCTGCAGACAAACCGCAGCTCAGGATTTACCATTCTGCACAGTGCTCCAGGCCCAAGGCCGCTTCCTCGCTGGCCCTGCCTGAGTCTCTGCTCTTAGCTGTGTGTTTCTAATTCTGGATTCCTTTCTCTGAAGCAGTGTCCCTGCTTTACATGGGTCTGTTTCCCTCACAGCAGTACAATACAGAAAATGTTCATGGTGGAGAAACTTAGCTTCacttgccagagccacaggccttcATTTCATCTGCAGATCCCGCGGCTCCCCAGGAGGGACGGTGGCCTGGCCTTGGGCCTGTGCCTTGGTGTGATGcattctccctcctctttgtgCCTCACGGCCTCTTCTGATTCAGGGCTTTTCCTAGGACTTTGCTTTCTGACATCTTGAATGGTTCTCACTTTTGTTTTTGAGCGTGTGCCAGAATTTCCCAGCCGGGTTGGTGTCAGTCTCATTGTGCCTCTGCTCTGCCATCACCATCAACATCACTATTGTTGTTATCATTGCAGAGAAACTGTATGGCAACTtcctgagctggaagctggaagaaacCCTCGCCCAGttccccctgcagcctgggcaagCAGCCACCTTCACTGTCACCATCAAAGCGAGCCTGGACTTCTCCTGCCAGGAGGGTCTCCTGCAGGACCTGAGTGATGGTAAGCGGCTCCCTCATTTCTGAGAGCtcacctgctcccaggtgtgTGTTGTAGTCAGCTCTCTGtggcacctgtggggagcaactcggactagactaagttactggaattaagacttattctatgcatctgctctcccacaatatggcgctgagaagggagaaacagctttacaca harbors:
- the LOC138846879 gene encoding trafficking protein particle complex subunit 9-like, producing MQLFNGETHQLVVTLENIGLEPLETLEVTSKLLPTKEKLYGNFLSWKLEETLAQFPLQPGQAATFTVTIKASLDFSCQEGLLQDLSDEHPCKP